The DNA window TGAGACCTCACCCTGGTTAACGAACCCGGTGACGCGGACGTGGGCGAGGCCGCGCCGCGCCGCTTCGGCCTCCATCTCCCCTCGCAGCGGGCCGTCCCCCATGAGCACGAACAGCGGGGCGTTGTCCGCCGCGAGCCGTGCCGCCGCCTCGACCAGATCCATGGGGCGCTTCTTGGCGATCAATTTTCCGGAGTACAGAATTACCGGACGATCGGCCGCCCATCCCAGCTGCCGCCGCAGCGCCGCACGTTCAGGGCGCAGGCGGTCGGCGTCGGCCATGAACCGCTCGTTGTCGACGGCGTACGGGACGGAGAAGATGCGGTCCTCGGGCACGCCGTAGGCCCGGTAGAACGCGCGGTTACGCTCGCCGATCGCCAGCATCCCCCGCATCCGCCGCAGCACCGGCCCGAGCAACACGCGCTTCCCGGCGCGCACCCAGGGGCGGCGCCGGCCGAGCAGCGTGGACTCGCCGCGCAGGAACAAGGGCGTCCGGCTCGCCCACGCCCCGAGAAACGCGAGCCACTCGGTCGCGTGCGCGTACCCGTGCACGATCACCGCGTCGTAGCGTTCCCGGCGCAGCACGCCGATCACGGACGGGTGGACGTACCGCAGAAAGTGGTCGGCGGCGGGAATCGGCGACCGGTTGGGCAGGACCCGCCACGCATACCCGTCCAGCATGGGGAGATCCCAGCGCACCGCGACGTCGAACTCCGGGTCGTGGTACTCTCGTGCCCCGACGTCGTCCATGTAGTAGACGGTGAGGTCGAGCTCCGGGTGGGCTGTGAGGCGGCGAATCAACGGCACCTGGTACTGGATCGGATGCGAGATGAGGTACGCAACGCGGAAGGCCGTCATGCGCGCCCGTCCACGGCGTTCTCGCGCCCGAAAGCAGAAGAGAGGGTCACCACGTCGCCGTCTGAGCGTACCACG is part of the bacterium genome and encodes:
- a CDS encoding glycosyltransferase family 4 protein; its protein translation is MTAFRVAYLISHPIQYQVPLIRRLTAHPELDLTVYYMDDVGAREYHDPEFDVAVRWDLPMLDGYAWRVLPNRSPIPAADHFLRYVHPSVIGVLRRERYDAVIVHGYAHATEWLAFLGAWASRTPLFLRGESTLLGRRRPWVRAGKRVLLGPVLRRMRGMLAIGERNRAFYRAYGVPEDRIFSVPYAVDNERFMADADRLRPERAALRRQLGWAADRPVILYSGKLIAKKRPMDLVEAAARLAADNAPLFVLMGDGPLRGEMEAEAARRGLAHVRVTGFVNQGEVSPYYAAADVLVLPSGYEPWGLALNEGMCFSLPVVASDAVGAAPDLVRNGENGFVYPAGDTATLADALRRVLRDPERRARMGARSREIVSGYSYDADLRGILEALRSLHPDRAAVAPTADRSAGVADRP